The following proteins are co-located in the Spirosoma montaniterrae genome:
- a CDS encoding sialidase family protein: protein MSLSPRFILTAFIMLTALLPTQAGTIFADSTRTFAVPTLAKTPKGTVALSWTEKDANGMVYFYWAESVDQGRTFGTKKQIFASPGMSGSRLMRPRLLFRPNGSIMAVFALRGTDVAPAQADHHNHGAAPAGEKPKQEGRAGGRPSDLQIVYTTSADGTAWTQPAPVHADRTPNTVRGFFDATILANGEVAVTYLKDIPGKPHERDLRLVRTAGGKFGDEQVLDPFVCDCCNISLLVDKAGTLHLYYRENQDNIRDIAAMRSTDNGATFSKASIFSPDNWRVNGCPHSGPTSSAGGGQNLVAWFSGATDAPGIRVADQNGRKLVVLSEATAKNPYLVPTPSASVLLWEQNQPTESTPVSTIAYRSIQGGKVTDMQVVTGSANGTNASGLAADGQLVVAYEVRQANNKNALGVSLVKL from the coding sequence ATGAGCCTTTCCCCACGATTCATTCTTACGGCCTTCATCATGCTGACGGCCCTGTTGCCGACTCAGGCCGGCACTATCTTCGCTGATTCGACCCGCACCTTCGCTGTTCCGACGCTGGCAAAAACACCCAAAGGCACGGTCGCGCTGTCGTGGACCGAAAAAGACGCCAATGGCATGGTATATTTCTACTGGGCCGAGTCTGTCGATCAGGGCCGCACGTTCGGGACGAAGAAACAGATTTTTGCCTCACCGGGCATGAGCGGGTCGCGGCTGATGCGCCCCCGGCTGCTGTTCCGGCCCAACGGCTCTATAATGGCCGTATTTGCCCTGCGTGGCACCGACGTAGCTCCGGCTCAGGCCGATCATCATAACCACGGCGCAGCCCCGGCAGGTGAAAAACCAAAACAGGAGGGACGTGCGGGCGGGCGACCATCCGATTTGCAGATTGTTTATACGACTTCGGCTGATGGCACCGCCTGGACGCAGCCCGCGCCCGTTCATGCCGACCGCACGCCCAACACCGTGCGCGGCTTTTTCGATGCCACCATACTGGCGAATGGTGAAGTGGCCGTAACCTATCTGAAAGATATTCCTGGCAAGCCGCACGAGCGTGATCTACGTCTGGTACGCACAGCGGGCGGCAAATTTGGCGATGAACAGGTACTCGATCCGTTCGTGTGCGACTGTTGCAACATCAGCCTGTTAGTCGATAAAGCCGGTACGCTGCACCTGTATTATCGGGAGAATCAGGATAATATTCGTGACATTGCCGCCATGCGCTCGACCGACAACGGAGCCACCTTCTCGAAAGCCAGTATTTTCTCGCCCGACAACTGGCGGGTCAACGGTTGCCCGCATTCGGGGCCAACGTCGAGCGCAGGCGGTGGGCAGAATCTGGTGGCCTGGTTCTCCGGCGCGACCGATGCCCCCGGCATTCGGGTGGCCGACCAGAATGGCAGGAAATTGGTTGTTTTGAGCGAGGCTACGGCTAAGAACCCGTATTTGGTGCCAACGCCCTCGGCTTCGGTGCTGCTCTGGGAGCAAAATCAGCCCACCGAATCGACGCCAGTATCGACCATTGCCTATCGCAGCATTCAGGGTGGTAAAGTCACCGATATGCAGGTAGTTACGGGTTCGGCAAACGGAACCAATGCCAGCGGGCTTGCTGCCGATGGGCAGTTGGTGGTTGCCTATGAAGTGCGGCAGGCCAACAATAAAAACGCGCTTGGCGTTTCGCTCGTGAAGTTGTAA
- the glmM gene encoding phosphoglucosamine mutase, protein MALIKSISGIRGTIGGRSGDGLTPVDVVKFTAAFGQWLRQRNPDRQTVLVGRDGRLSGEMVSRLVVGTLQGLGLNVVDLGLSTTPTVEMAVPDEGAVGGIILTASHNPIQWNALKLLNETGEFISAEDGAEVLSLAESEAFDFAEVRKLGQYRADDTWLHKHVEKILALPLVDRDAIANRNFRVVVDAVNSTGGLAVPILLEALGVEHVAKLHCEPTGQFAHNPEPLPENLRDIIKEMEKGNADLGIVVDPDVDRLALICEDGSPFGEEYTLVAVADYVLKNSPANGNTVSNMSSTVALRDVTKRYGGQHFASAVGEVNVVEMMKAQQAIIGGEGNGGIIYPELHYGRDALVGIALFLSHLARSGKSASMLRRTYPNYYISKNKIELTPDIDVDAVLERIQAKYARNPINTIDGVKIEFDKEWVHLRKSNTEPIIRIYSESDTLATADHLAGKLISDIREVLAEKR, encoded by the coding sequence GTGGCATTAATTAAGTCTATTTCCGGTATCAGAGGTACAATTGGCGGGCGCAGTGGCGACGGGCTTACGCCAGTAGATGTAGTGAAATTTACGGCGGCTTTCGGGCAATGGCTGCGGCAGCGCAACCCCGACCGCCAAACCGTACTTGTTGGGCGCGATGGTCGTTTGTCGGGCGAAATGGTCTCGCGCTTAGTGGTCGGCACCTTGCAGGGGCTGGGTCTGAACGTCGTTGATCTGGGTTTATCGACTACGCCAACGGTGGAAATGGCCGTGCCTGATGAAGGCGCAGTGGGTGGTATTATCCTGACAGCCAGCCACAACCCTATCCAATGGAACGCGCTCAAGCTGCTCAACGAAACAGGTGAATTTATTTCAGCAGAGGACGGAGCCGAGGTGCTGTCTCTGGCCGAAAGCGAAGCATTTGATTTTGCCGAGGTGCGTAAGCTGGGCCAGTACCGGGCCGACGATACCTGGCTTCACAAACATGTTGAGAAAATTCTGGCCCTGCCGTTGGTTGACCGCGACGCTATTGCCAACCGGAATTTCCGGGTAGTAGTCGATGCGGTGAACTCAACTGGTGGACTGGCCGTGCCGATACTACTCGAAGCCCTTGGCGTTGAACACGTTGCCAAACTGCATTGCGAACCCACCGGCCAATTCGCCCACAACCCCGAACCGCTGCCCGAAAACCTCCGCGATATTATCAAGGAAATGGAAAAAGGTAATGCCGATCTGGGTATCGTGGTTGACCCCGACGTCGACCGGCTGGCCCTGATCTGCGAAGATGGTTCCCCTTTCGGTGAAGAATATACACTGGTTGCCGTTGCCGATTACGTGCTGAAAAACAGTCCGGCTAATGGCAATACGGTCTCAAACATGTCGAGTACGGTGGCCCTGCGCGACGTGACGAAACGCTACGGCGGGCAGCATTTTGCGTCGGCGGTGGGTGAAGTGAACGTGGTCGAGATGATGAAAGCGCAACAGGCAATCATCGGGGGCGAAGGCAACGGCGGTATCATTTACCCCGAACTGCACTACGGGCGCGATGCATTGGTAGGTATCGCGCTGTTTCTGAGCCATTTGGCCCGCTCCGGCAAGTCGGCGTCCATGCTGCGCCGGACGTATCCGAACTACTACATTTCCAAAAACAAAATCGAACTCACCCCCGACATCGATGTCGATGCGGTATTGGAGCGGATTCAGGCCAAATATGCCCGTAACCCCATCAATACCATCGACGGTGTGAAGATTGAGTTCGATAAAGAATGGGTACACCTGCGAAAATCGAACACCGAGCCTATTATTCGCATCTACTCCGAATCCGACACCCTCGCTACCGCCGACCACCTCGCCGGCAAACTCATCAGCGACATCCGGGAAGTACTTGCGGAGAAGCGATGA
- a CDS encoding YsnF/AvaK domain-containing protein: protein MAFTVVGVFDNATDAQNAVDELVSDGFSRSNIDLSAQTGSLSDGTTYADTSNSTVPDRHRNTSGTYAEEVVDDTKDVGSSIGNFFSSLFGGDDDDRRERYTRVGERSSIVTVHVTGNDEAERAADILDDNGAINVDEQDEQYGYSSTMTGTDATLGATGSSATMGYGAADLTTDRDLTTGTDQTIKVIQEDLQVGKREVETGGVRVRSRIIERPVEESVRLREERVHVTRTPVNRPATDADMTAFQEGQIELTEHAEVPVVSKTANVVEEISIGKEVNERVETVHETVRSTDVEVENLGTSTNTGTQRGI from the coding sequence ATGGCTTTTACAGTAGTCGGCGTATTCGACAACGCCACCGACGCCCAAAACGCAGTAGACGAATTAGTAAGTGACGGTTTCTCGCGCAGCAACATCGATTTATCGGCCCAGACGGGCTCGCTTAGCGATGGCACAACGTATGCCGATACCTCAAACAGCACGGTGCCTGATCGCCACCGGAACACCAGCGGAACCTATGCCGAAGAGGTTGTTGACGACACCAAAGACGTAGGCAGCAGCATCGGTAATTTCTTCAGTTCGCTGTTTGGTGGCGACGATGACGACCGCCGGGAGCGATACACCCGCGTAGGCGAACGCAGCTCAATTGTAACAGTACACGTTACAGGTAATGACGAGGCCGAACGCGCTGCCGACATCCTCGACGACAACGGAGCTATCAACGTGGATGAGCAGGACGAGCAGTACGGCTACAGCAGCACCATGACGGGCACCGACGCTACGCTGGGCGCAACGGGCAGTTCGGCCACGATGGGCTACGGCGCAGCGGACCTGACCACCGACCGCGACCTGACCACCGGCACCGATCAGACGATCAAGGTAATTCAGGAAGATTTGCAGGTGGGTAAGCGTGAGGTAGAAACCGGTGGTGTTCGGGTACGGAGCCGCATCATTGAGCGGCCCGTCGAAGAAAGTGTACGTTTGCGCGAAGAGCGCGTTCACGTAACCCGCACGCCCGTAAACCGCCCGGCCACCGACGCCGACATGACGGCATTCCAGGAAGGTCAGATTGAACTAACCGAACACGCTGAAGTGCCTGTTGTATCGAAAACGGCTAATGTGGTTGAAGAAATTTCGATTGGCAAAGAGGTGAACGAACGGGTAGAAACCGTTCACGAGACCGTCCGCAGTACCGATGTAGAGGTAGAAAATCTGGGTACCAGTACCAATACGGGTACACAGCGAGGGATATAA
- a CDS encoding YsnF/AvaK domain-containing protein produces the protein MSDTEATQRPDLNQLDALTIPVIAEQLTVDTQQMETGRIRIVKSVQTQEQTVDVPLMNESYEVERVAMNQYVDTAPAVRYEGDTVVYPVLQEVLIVEKRLMLLEEVRVTKRQQTRVETQSVPVRTEAVTVERLPPQI, from the coding sequence ATGAGCGATACCGAGGCAACGCAACGGCCTGACCTAAACCAACTCGACGCGCTGACAATTCCTGTCATCGCCGAACAGCTAACGGTCGATACGCAGCAGATGGAAACAGGTCGAATCCGTATCGTTAAGTCCGTGCAAACGCAGGAGCAGACGGTAGACGTGCCGCTGATGAACGAATCGTATGAGGTGGAGCGGGTGGCTATGAACCAATATGTAGACACGGCCCCGGCGGTTCGTTACGAGGGCGATACGGTTGTGTATCCGGTGTTACAGGAAGTGCTGATTGTGGAAAAGCGGCTGATGCTGCTGGAAGAAGTGCGTGTGACGAAACGCCAGCAAACTCGCGTAGAAACGCAGTCGGTGCCAGTACGAACCGAGGCCGTGACCGTTGAACGGTTGCCGCCACAAATCTGA
- a CDS encoding FAD-binding protein, with product MSLPNGLEQVSVHSLTNRHQNFTQPLTPGASFKLRIPNGLSSRAAYQQTTANFQWLIQYALDRNLRLRAIGKNWSFTKVGVTNGGMVDTNALMQTFTLTAASVAPAYTNAGKSASNLFFTECGTTVHILEQKLEAIGKSIRASGASNGQTIAGAISTGTHGAAFGFGATQDMVVGIHLVCGPDRHVWLERATYPVVSQSFTDGLGISEVLRDDDLFNAALVSFGSFSFIHGVLLDVEDLFWLKSYSKTSVPYNTLEKAMSECDFSALKAEMNLPDDTDPTAGEAYHFQTIVNPHQIDLTGQNNDRGPFVRVLYKHKAKPDGESVADVRKADFTYGDDTLGLIQTLLDRLRPRMLVPTLVNKLYPMALEHTDGLVGTMREFFAPTNIRGKACSSAIGIDAKDSLRVLAEICALNRESAFPGVMGLRWVKGTQATLGFTKFPITCVLELDGIESNLTNAFLHRVWNRLDALHIPFTMHWGKVNFGLDAARIRRMYGSRVDAWLMARERLLDAPTRAVFTNEFMEQCGLAIVPVPVADPVA from the coding sequence ATGAGTCTCCCCAACGGTCTCGAACAGGTATCGGTGCATTCGCTAACGAATCGCCACCAGAATTTCACCCAGCCGCTCACGCCCGGCGCATCGTTTAAACTGCGCATTCCCAACGGCTTATCGAGCCGCGCGGCCTACCAGCAAACGACTGCCAACTTTCAGTGGCTGATCCAGTACGCCCTCGACCGGAATCTGCGGCTGCGGGCCATCGGCAAAAACTGGTCGTTCACCAAAGTGGGCGTTACCAACGGTGGCATGGTCGATACCAATGCGCTGATGCAGACGTTTACGCTCACAGCCGCATCGGTAGCTCCGGCCTACACAAATGCGGGCAAATCGGCGAGTAATCTGTTTTTTACCGAATGCGGCACTACGGTGCATATTCTGGAACAAAAGCTTGAGGCTATCGGCAAATCGATCCGGGCGTCGGGGGCGAGCAACGGCCAAACCATTGCCGGGGCTATCTCGACCGGTACGCACGGGGCCGCGTTCGGGTTCGGGGCCACGCAGGATATGGTTGTCGGTATTCACCTTGTCTGCGGTCCCGACCGGCACGTATGGCTCGAACGGGCCACGTATCCGGTTGTCAGCCAGTCGTTTACCGATGGCTTAGGCATTTCAGAAGTGCTGCGCGACGATGATCTGTTCAACGCGGCTCTCGTCAGCTTCGGCTCATTCAGTTTTATTCACGGCGTGTTGCTCGACGTTGAGGATTTATTCTGGCTGAAGTCGTACAGTAAAACGAGTGTGCCGTACAATACGCTCGAAAAAGCCATGAGCGAGTGTGACTTTTCAGCCTTGAAAGCAGAAATGAATCTGCCCGACGATACAGACCCGACAGCGGGCGAAGCCTATCATTTTCAGACGATTGTCAACCCACACCAGATCGACCTGACGGGTCAGAACAACGATAGAGGTCCGTTTGTGCGGGTGCTTTACAAACACAAAGCAAAGCCCGACGGCGAATCGGTGGCCGACGTGCGAAAAGCCGATTTTACGTATGGCGACGATACGCTGGGCTTGATTCAGACGCTTTTGGATAGACTTCGCCCCCGCATGCTCGTGCCAACGCTCGTCAATAAACTTTACCCGATGGCCCTTGAACATACCGACGGCTTAGTTGGCACCATGCGTGAATTTTTTGCACCTACCAACATCCGGGGAAAAGCGTGTAGCTCGGCCATCGGCATCGACGCCAAAGACAGCCTGCGCGTACTGGCCGAAATCTGCGCCCTCAACCGCGAATCGGCCTTTCCGGGGGTAATGGGCCTGCGCTGGGTCAAAGGCACACAGGCCACGCTTGGGTTCACGAAATTTCCGATTACCTGCGTACTCGAACTCGACGGAATCGAATCCAACCTGACCAATGCGTTTCTGCACCGCGTCTGGAACCGGCTCGATGCACTCCATATTCCATTTACGATGCACTGGGGTAAAGTGAATTTCGGCTTAGATGCCGCCCGCATTCGTCGGATGTACGGCAGCCGGGTCGATGCCTGGCTTATGGCCCGCGAGCGGCTGTTAGACGCGCCCACGCGGGCCGTTTTCACCAACGAATTTATGGAGCAGTGCGGCCTGGCAATAGTGCCGGTTCCGGTGGCTGACCCTGTTGCCTGA
- the guaA gene encoding glutamine-hydrolyzing GMP synthase: MTTEQILILDFGSQYTQLIARRVRELNVYCEIHPYNNIPALTPNVKGVILSGSPSSVRDADAPNIDLSLFRQKLPLLGVCYGAQLLAQTSGGEVQASAIREYGRAKLGTVTAGSPLMQGIDSHSQVWMSHGDTITSVPADFEIIASTDSVRVAAFHVANEPTYGIQFHPEVTHSLQGKVLLHNFVVNICGCSQNWTADSFVESTVAQLQQKLGNDKVVLGLSGGVDSSVAATLIHRAIGKNLYCIFVDNGVLRKDEFSGVLESYKTLGLNVKGVDAKEQFYTALTGLTDPEAKRKAIGKTFIEVFDQEAHLIEGVSWLGQGTIYPDVIESVSVKGPSATIKSHHNVGGLPDFMKLKVVEPLNTLFKDEVRAVGRTLGLPDAILGRHPFPGPGLAIRILGDVTPEKVQILQEVDALFINGLKREGLYDKVWQAGAMLLPVQSVGVMGDERTYERVVALRAVTSVDGMTADWAHLPYEFLADVSNEIINRVKGVNRVVYDISSKPPATIEWE, encoded by the coding sequence ATGACCACCGAACAGATTCTGATTCTGGATTTCGGCTCGCAGTACACCCAACTCATTGCCCGTCGGGTGCGCGAGCTGAACGTTTACTGCGAAATCCATCCCTACAACAATATTCCTGCACTGACGCCCAACGTAAAAGGCGTTATTCTATCGGGCAGTCCTTCCTCCGTGCGCGATGCCGACGCACCCAACATTGACCTGAGCCTGTTCCGGCAAAAACTGCCGCTCCTGGGTGTTTGCTACGGGGCGCAACTGCTGGCTCAGACCAGCGGGGGCGAGGTGCAGGCGTCGGCTATCCGCGAATATGGCCGGGCTAAACTGGGTACGGTTACTGCCGGTAGTCCGCTGATGCAGGGTATCGATTCTCATTCGCAGGTCTGGATGTCGCACGGCGATACCATCACGAGCGTTCCGGCTGATTTTGAGATCATTGCCTCAACCGATAGTGTTCGGGTGGCGGCTTTTCACGTAGCGAATGAACCGACGTATGGCATTCAGTTTCACCCCGAAGTAACGCATTCGCTGCAAGGCAAAGTGCTGTTGCATAACTTCGTAGTGAACATTTGTGGCTGCTCGCAGAACTGGACCGCCGACTCGTTTGTCGAGAGCACGGTGGCGCAGCTACAGCAGAAACTTGGCAACGACAAGGTTGTGCTGGGGCTGTCGGGCGGGGTCGATTCGTCGGTGGCTGCTACGCTGATTCACCGGGCCATTGGCAAAAACCTGTACTGCATTTTTGTAGACAATGGCGTGTTGCGGAAAGACGAGTTTTCGGGCGTGCTGGAATCGTATAAAACGCTGGGCCTGAACGTGAAAGGCGTTGATGCTAAAGAGCAGTTTTATACCGCCCTGACCGGGCTGACCGACCCAGAAGCCAAGCGCAAAGCCATCGGCAAAACGTTTATCGAGGTCTTCGACCAGGAAGCGCATCTGATTGAAGGCGTCTCGTGGCTGGGGCAGGGCACGATCTATCCCGACGTAATCGAGTCCGTATCGGTAAAAGGGCCGTCGGCTACCATCAAGTCGCACCACAACGTGGGTGGCCTGCCCGATTTCATGAAACTGAAAGTAGTAGAACCCTTAAACACGCTCTTCAAAGATGAGGTGCGGGCTGTAGGGCGAACACTCGGCCTGCCCGACGCCATTCTGGGTCGTCACCCGTTCCCCGGTCCTGGTCTGGCAATTCGGATTCTGGGCGATGTTACCCCAGAGAAAGTGCAGATTTTGCAGGAAGTAGACGCGCTGTTTATCAATGGATTGAAGCGTGAAGGACTGTACGACAAAGTCTGGCAGGCGGGTGCGATGCTGCTGCCCGTGCAATCGGTAGGCGTAATGGGCGACGAACGTACCTACGAGCGCGTCGTAGCCTTGCGGGCCGTAACGAGCGTGGATGGGATGACCGCCGACTGGGCGCATCTGCCGTATGAATTTCTGGCCGACGTATCGAACGAAATCATCAACCGCGTGAAGGGTGTTAACCGCGTGGTCTACGATATTTCCTCGAAACCCCCCGCTACAATTGAGTGGGAGTAA
- a CDS encoding exo-beta-N-acetylmuramidase NamZ domain-containing protein, whose translation MLLLLTVGCWLTTVHCTAQSLQTGADQTNLYLPTLAGKRVGMVVNHTSRIGKTHLVDSLVARGITIKTIFAPEHGFRGDATDGETISDGRDTRTGIRITSLYGDNRKPKPAQMDSLDVIIFDVQDVGTRFYTYISTMHYVMEACAETNKPLLVLDRPNPNGHYIDGPVLDPKFKSFVGMHPIPVVHGLTVGELARMINGEGWLAGSKTCPLTVIPVKSYTRKTPYVLPVPPSPNLPNQQAILLYPSICFFEGTTVSVGRGTDKQFQVIGSPYTQYGPFTFTPVDKPGAMNPPLEGKLCYGLDLSKITVSRQGLMLDYFFDFFNRATDKSKFFLPTNYIDRLAGTDQLRLQLLAGVSPKTIRKSWQTGLTTYKVMRKKYLLYPD comes from the coding sequence CTGCTCTTGTTGCTCACTGTTGGCTGTTGGCTGACAACTGTTCACTGCACAGCACAGTCGCTCCAAACAGGAGCCGACCAAACCAATCTCTATCTGCCCACCCTGGCCGGCAAACGCGTTGGCATGGTCGTAAACCATACGTCGCGCATTGGCAAAACGCATTTAGTCGATAGTTTGGTGGCGCGGGGCATAACCATCAAAACGATTTTCGCGCCCGAACACGGTTTCCGGGGTGATGCTACCGATGGCGAAACCATCAGCGACGGGCGCGATACCCGAACCGGGATTCGAATCACGTCGCTGTATGGCGATAACCGCAAGCCCAAGCCCGCGCAAATGGACTCGCTCGATGTCATTATTTTCGACGTACAGGACGTGGGCACCCGGTTTTATACCTACATCAGTACCATGCATTATGTGATGGAAGCCTGCGCCGAAACCAATAAGCCGCTGCTGGTGCTGGACCGTCCCAACCCGAACGGCCACTACATCGACGGCCCCGTACTCGACCCGAAGTTTAAGTCGTTTGTGGGAATGCACCCCATTCCGGTGGTTCATGGCCTGACCGTGGGCGAACTGGCCCGGATGATTAACGGCGAAGGCTGGCTGGCGGGTAGTAAAACCTGCCCCCTTACGGTGATTCCGGTGAAAAGCTACACGCGCAAAACGCCCTATGTGCTGCCCGTGCCGCCCTCGCCCAATCTGCCCAACCAGCAGGCTATTCTGCTCTATCCGTCTATCTGCTTCTTTGAGGGCACAACCGTAAGCGTAGGGCGCGGCACCGACAAGCAGTTTCAGGTAATTGGTTCGCCCTACACCCAATACGGCCCGTTCACGTTCACACCCGTCGATAAGCCCGGTGCCATGAACCCACCCCTCGAAGGTAAGCTGTGTTATGGGCTGGATTTGTCGAAAATCACCGTGTCGCGGCAGGGGCTGATGCTCGATTATTTCTTCGATTTTTTTAACCGTGCTACCGACAAAAGCAAGTTTTTCCTGCCCACAAATTACATCGACAGACTGGCCGGAACAGATCAGCTTCGGCTGCAACTGCTGGCCGGAGTATCGCCCAAGACTATCCGTAAAAGCTGGCAAACGGGTCTGACGACCTACAAAGTGATGCGGAAAAAGTACCTGTTGTACCCAGATTGA